The Emcibacter nanhaiensis genome window below encodes:
- a CDS encoding styrene monooxygenase/indole monooxygenase family protein: MKVTIIGAGQAGLQLGIGLLHSEIEVEIVSNRTGEEIRTGRIMSSQSMYQEALDHERELGLNFWDDEAPAYNNVNMMIGNSAKPMIDWHAPLDGAGNSIDQRVKMPRWMEEFEKLGGTLTILEAGIEHLEDYCSTSDLVIVASGKGEIGSLFEKDVEKCQFHQPMRGLSLVYFTGMEPYEHTPSLNINVNPGIGECVTFPGLTTSGACDIMTFEAVPGGEMDVWHEVKTPDQHLEMTKTLLDRFFPWLGERCRNIKLTDDNARLTGRFPPTVRKPIGYLPSGQIVLGIADAICLNDPITGQGSNNASKAAAIYLKRIVDNRGRAFDENWMQGTFDAYMDYAHWVIKFTNTFLTPLPDHIVEIFGAAQSNQAIGRIFAGAFNDPRRVDPWLYDPAEARKFIQAHSEAA; encoded by the coding sequence ATGAAAGTGACCATTATCGGCGCTGGCCAGGCAGGCCTGCAACTGGGTATTGGACTGCTCCACAGCGAGATCGAAGTGGAAATCGTCTCCAACCGGACCGGTGAAGAAATCAGGACGGGACGGATCATGTCGAGCCAGTCCATGTACCAGGAAGCCCTGGACCACGAGCGGGAACTGGGCCTGAATTTCTGGGACGATGAAGCGCCCGCCTATAACAATGTCAACATGATGATCGGAAACTCAGCCAAACCGATGATCGACTGGCACGCACCGCTGGACGGTGCCGGCAACTCCATCGACCAGCGGGTCAAAATGCCGCGCTGGATGGAAGAGTTTGAAAAACTCGGCGGCACATTAACCATTCTTGAAGCCGGGATCGAACATCTGGAAGACTATTGCAGCACCAGCGATCTGGTCATTGTTGCGTCCGGCAAGGGGGAAATCGGCAGCCTGTTCGAAAAGGATGTGGAAAAATGCCAGTTTCATCAGCCCATGCGCGGCCTGTCCCTGGTGTACTTTACCGGCATGGAACCCTATGAGCACACCCCAAGCCTGAACATCAACGTCAACCCGGGCATCGGCGAATGCGTCACCTTCCCTGGCCTGACCACCAGCGGCGCCTGCGACATCATGACCTTTGAAGCTGTCCCCGGCGGCGAAATGGATGTCTGGCACGAAGTCAAAACTCCGGACCAGCATCTGGAAATGACAAAGACATTGCTGGACAGGTTCTTCCCCTGGCTCGGAGAACGCTGCCGGAACATCAAACTCACCGACGACAATGCCCGACTTACCGGCCGCTTCCCGCCGACGGTGCGCAAACCCATCGGCTACCTGCCGTCCGGCCAGATTGTGCTCGGTATCGCCGACGCCATCTGCCTGAACGACCCGATCACCGGCCAGGGCTCCAACAACGCCAGCAAGGCGGCTGCCATCTACCTGAAACGCATTGTCGACAATCGCGGCAGGGCCTTTGACGAAAACTGGATGCAGGGTACTTTCGATGCCTACATGGACTATGCCCACTGGGTCATCAAGTTCACCAATACTTTCCTGACCCCGCTGCCGGACCACATTGTGGAAATCTTCGGCGCAGCGCAAAGCAACCAGGCCATCGGCCGTATCTTTGCAGGCGCTTTCAACGACCCGCGCCGGGTAGATCCTTGGCTCTATGACCCTGCCGAAGCCAGGAAATTCATCCAGGCGCACAGCGAAGCTGCCTGA
- a CDS encoding flavin reductase family protein, with protein MSEELKKGFQKALRRMAASVSIVTAGDGKERAGATVSSVVSVSFEPLSLLVCIHRSSLFHKMISAQEHFCINLLQDNQQEISDRFSRPASQADLFRQGNWCEQGGLPWLEDAQAVFFLRKAEAVEFGSHTVFIGEVEEVLSREEVAPLVYLDGGYRKVPA; from the coding sequence ATGTCTGAAGAACTGAAAAAGGGTTTTCAAAAGGCGCTGCGCCGGATGGCGGCGAGCGTCTCCATTGTGACAGCAGGTGATGGAAAGGAACGGGCGGGAGCAACCGTCAGTTCCGTGGTCTCGGTCAGTTTCGAGCCCCTGTCATTGCTGGTCTGTATTCACCGCTCTTCGCTGTTTCATAAAATGATCAGCGCGCAGGAGCACTTTTGTATCAACCTGTTGCAGGACAACCAGCAGGAGATCTCTGATCGTTTCAGTCGTCCGGCCTCACAAGCAGATCTGTTCAGGCAGGGGAACTGGTGTGAACAGGGCGGGCTTCCCTGGCTGGAAGATGCCCAGGCTGTCTTCTTTCTCAGGAAAGCAGAAGCGGTGGAGTTCGGCTCCCATACCGTCTTTATCGGAGAAGTTGAGGAGGTGCTGAGCCGGGAAGAGGTGGCGCCTCTGGTCTATCTCGATGGGGGGTATCGCAAAGTACCGGCCTGA
- a CDS encoding TonB-dependent receptor: MYTPSKRTTKSVLALSCSLLALGNAATAEETASGNDTAWLLEEITVTARKREEGLQSAPIAISAFTGEGLEYRGVTDVGEIAQFTPNLSFQNSPSFGGASNSAAIYIRGVGQKEFLPTVDPGVGLYVDGVYIARSVGGILDLIDVERVEVLKGPQGTLFGRNTIGGAISITTKKPHEEFEAKMSGTFGSDNRIDLKGSMNLPLSDKLFSSYSVAYLSQDGYVMRDDGIDLGDDNTLSGRASFVLEASDDLEISFSIEGSRDRENGPAMTLLGINYDGPIDPETPPMATINNIIANLMAGGAYAPCAYPGSTLNLTVDGCYDDRYVYGGEEVNSGTAPAYSDTDFWAANLNVEWDINDALTLKSITAYRNLDAQMARDGDHSPLLIAHYQDDLSQEQFTQEFQLLGTAFGDRLNWIVGLYYFKESGDNANELNFTVSHFMSGGAYDNQSMAAFAQGTYDITDRLHLTAGIRYTDETKKFTPDQYIIDNYFAGTGDPQLDAPFMQAGEPILPNVEKELSYDEIDPYLNLSFDATDDLMVYASYSEGFKSGGFTQRVFPPIVAGFTAPAGTADVDLIPTFDPEFVKVYEVGFKYTGFDNRLRLNGAAFWTDYTDMQVQVFTSVAPITKNAGAATIKGAELELQMTPADGWFVEAGLGYLDAGYDEIDYDTTLVASANRLDRVSDWSISAAVSKEFDLGDAGSLVPRVDWSYRSEFDNDAFNTPEIHQDGYHLLNANITWENVDENIAFVFGVKNITDEKYLQTGIIGDAFQAYEGLYDRGRQWYITGRFDF, encoded by the coding sequence ATGTATACACCATCAAAAAGAACAACGAAGTCGGTTCTGGCCCTGTCCTGCAGCCTGCTGGCTCTTGGCAATGCGGCAACAGCCGAGGAAACGGCATCCGGCAACGATACCGCCTGGCTGCTGGAGGAAATCACCGTGACCGCCCGCAAGCGCGAGGAGGGGCTGCAGAGTGCGCCTATCGCCATTTCTGCCTTTACCGGCGAGGGGCTTGAGTATCGCGGCGTCACCGATGTCGGCGAGATCGCCCAGTTCACCCCCAACCTCAGCTTCCAGAACAGCCCGAGCTTCGGCGGCGCCAGCAACTCCGCCGCCATCTATATTCGCGGTGTGGGCCAGAAGGAATTCCTGCCGACGGTGGACCCGGGCGTGGGGCTTTATGTGGACGGCGTCTATATCGCCCGTTCCGTCGGCGGCATCCTCGACCTGATCGATGTGGAACGGGTCGAGGTGCTGAAAGGCCCGCAGGGCACCCTGTTCGGCCGCAACACCATCGGCGGCGCCATCAGCATCACCACCAAGAAACCGCACGAAGAGTTCGAGGCCAAAATGTCCGGTACTTTCGGCAGCGACAACCGCATCGACCTCAAGGGATCCATGAATTTGCCGCTCAGTGACAAGCTGTTCAGCAGCTATTCGGTGGCCTATCTCAGCCAGGACGGCTATGTGATGCGCGATGATGGCATTGATCTGGGCGACGACAACACCCTGTCCGGCCGCGCCTCCTTCGTGCTGGAGGCCAGCGACGACCTGGAGATCAGTTTCTCCATCGAGGGCAGCCGCGACCGGGAAAACGGCCCGGCCATGACCCTGCTCGGCATCAACTACGACGGACCGATCGATCCCGAAACGCCGCCGATGGCAACCATCAACAATATTATTGCCAACCTGATGGCCGGCGGCGCCTACGCTCCCTGCGCCTATCCGGGATCCACCCTGAACCTGACAGTGGATGGCTGTTATGACGACCGCTATGTCTACGGTGGTGAGGAAGTTAACTCCGGTACGGCCCCGGCCTATTCCGACACCGATTTCTGGGCTGCCAACCTGAATGTGGAATGGGACATCAATGATGCCCTGACCCTGAAGTCCATTACGGCCTACCGCAACCTGGATGCCCAAATGGCGAGGGACGGGGATCATTCCCCGCTGCTGATTGCTCATTACCAGGATGACCTGAGCCAGGAACAGTTTACCCAGGAATTCCAGCTGCTTGGTACGGCATTCGGGGATCGCCTGAACTGGATTGTCGGTCTCTATTATTTCAAGGAGAGCGGGGATAATGCCAACGAGCTGAATTTTACTGTCTCGCATTTCATGAGCGGCGGCGCTTATGACAACCAGAGCATGGCGGCCTTTGCCCAAGGCACCTATGACATCACCGACCGTCTGCACCTGACCGCTGGCATCCGCTATACGGACGAAACCAAAAAGTTCACACCCGATCAGTATATTATCGACAACTATTTCGCCGGGACTGGAGATCCGCAGTTGGACGCCCCCTTCATGCAGGCGGGCGAGCCCATTCTGCCAAATGTGGAGAAAGAGCTCAGCTATGACGAGATTGACCCCTATCTGAACCTCTCCTTTGACGCCACCGACGACCTGATGGTTTATGCGTCCTATTCCGAGGGTTTCAAGTCCGGCGGCTTCACCCAGCGGGTATTTCCGCCCATTGTTGCGGGCTTCACCGCCCCGGCCGGAACAGCGGATGTGGACCTGATCCCCACCTTCGATCCGGAATTCGTGAAGGTCTACGAAGTCGGCTTCAAATATACCGGTTTCGATAACCGCCTGCGCCTCAATGGTGCCGCCTTCTGGACCGACTATACCGACATGCAGGTGCAGGTGTTCACCAGCGTGGCGCCGATCACCAAGAATGCCGGCGCCGCCACCATCAAGGGAGCCGAGCTCGAGCTGCAGATGACCCCGGCCGACGGCTGGTTTGTGGAAGCCGGTCTTGGTTACCTTGATGCCGGCTATGACGAAATCGATTACGACACTACGCTGGTGGCGTCTGCCAACCGGCTTGACCGGGTGTCCGACTGGTCGATCAGTGCCGCCGTGTCGAAAGAGTTTGATCTTGGCGATGCAGGCTCCCTGGTGCCGCGGGTGGACTGGTCCTACCGTTCCGAGTTCGACAATGACGCTTTCAACACGCCGGAGATCCACCAGGATGGCTATCACCTGCTGAATGCCAACATTACCTGGGAGAATGTGGATGAAAATATCGCTTTCGTCTTTGGTGTGAAAAACATCACCGACGAGAAATATCTGCAGACCGGGATTATCGGTGACGCCTTCCAAGCCTATGAAGGTCTCTATGACCGCGGTCGCCAGTGGTACATCACCGGCCGGTTTGACTTCTGA
- a CDS encoding tetratricopeptide repeat-containing sulfotransferase family protein has product MTKQAAEREKLLKAAWLAYREGRFPEAEQQLDDLLASGVTDARIWDLKTEVALRGGDLDASLEAVKQAVLLDPENSRYLVQQARCHCLAGQFEQARLLASQAAAAGIVREEDFVMLGGLLVRCEAYEEALGHFEKALSLNPDNTDAHRGLASVQRFFGNKKEAEKACDFVLARNPLDGEIQNLRSSLRPQTADENHIRELLDVVRSGRLDWRGAVQVAYALAKEYEDLGEWDKSFYHLENGARIRRMHTRYELQDDLKIFQAIEQAFDGREGVTTPEQACGSDVPIFIVGMPRTGSTLVERIISSHSRVSSAGELNEFATELVSLVDKKAGKRVDRLDLPAVALDLPMKELGEAYVRNVRKRAWESPRIIDKLPLNFLYLGYIHLALPKAKIVHVKRDPMDACYAIFKFLFNQAYPFSYDLEELGEYYAAYHRLMALWRRILPSAALIEISYEDLVAHQEEESRKLIAALGLEWEDVCLEFHKNAAASTTGSASQVRNKIYDSSVGRWRCYEKQLLPLRKKLKHFGLL; this is encoded by the coding sequence ATGACAAAACAGGCAGCAGAAAGAGAAAAGCTTCTGAAAGCTGCCTGGCTGGCATACCGCGAAGGGCGGTTTCCCGAAGCGGAACAGCAACTCGACGATCTGTTGGCGAGTGGTGTGACGGATGCCCGGATTTGGGATCTCAAAACCGAGGTGGCGCTGCGTGGCGGCGACCTTGACGCATCCCTGGAAGCTGTGAAACAGGCTGTTCTTCTTGACCCTGAAAATTCCAGGTATCTGGTACAGCAGGCCCGCTGCCACTGTCTGGCGGGGCAGTTTGAGCAGGCCCGCCTGCTGGCGTCTCAGGCCGCTGCGGCAGGAATTGTTCGAGAAGAAGACTTCGTCATGCTGGGGGGGCTGCTGGTCAGATGTGAAGCCTACGAGGAAGCTCTCGGACATTTCGAAAAGGCTTTGTCCCTCAATCCGGATAATACAGATGCGCACCGCGGACTGGCAAGTGTTCAACGTTTTTTCGGGAATAAAAAAGAGGCGGAAAAGGCCTGTGATTTTGTTCTGGCGCGAAATCCTCTGGACGGCGAGATCCAGAACTTAAGATCATCACTCAGACCCCAAACAGCAGACGAAAACCACATTCGGGAACTGCTGGACGTGGTGCGTAGCGGTCGCCTTGACTGGCGCGGGGCGGTGCAGGTCGCTTATGCCCTGGCCAAGGAATATGAGGATTTGGGCGAATGGGACAAGTCGTTTTATCATTTGGAAAACGGCGCCCGGATCAGGCGTATGCATACCCGATATGAGCTTCAGGACGATCTGAAAATTTTCCAGGCGATTGAACAGGCTTTCGACGGACGGGAGGGTGTGACTACACCGGAACAAGCATGCGGCAGTGATGTGCCGATTTTCATTGTCGGTATGCCCCGCACCGGTTCAACACTTGTGGAACGGATTATTTCCAGCCACAGCCGCGTCAGTTCCGCCGGCGAGCTGAATGAGTTCGCAACAGAGCTTGTCTCCCTTGTCGACAAGAAGGCCGGAAAGAGAGTCGATCGTCTGGACCTGCCCGCCGTGGCGCTTGACCTGCCCATGAAAGAGCTGGGCGAGGCCTATGTCAGGAATGTACGTAAGCGGGCGTGGGAGAGCCCGCGCATTATCGACAAGCTTCCGCTGAACTTTCTCTATCTGGGGTACATCCATCTTGCCCTTCCCAAGGCAAAGATCGTTCATGTGAAGAGGGATCCTATGGATGCCTGCTATGCTATATTCAAATTCCTCTTCAATCAGGCGTACCCCTTTTCCTATGATCTTGAGGAACTTGGCGAGTACTATGCCGCCTATCATCGGCTGATGGCGCTTTGGCGGAGGATTTTGCCGTCTGCAGCCCTGATTGAAATCAGTTATGAAGATCTTGTTGCCCATCAGGAGGAGGAAAGCCGGAAGTTGATCGCCGCCCTTGGGTTGGAGTGGGAGGACGTTTGTCTCGAGTTTCACAAAAATGCTGCGGCCTCTACAACTGGCAGTGCAAGTCAGGTGCGAAACAAGATCTATGACAGCTCCGTGGGCAGGTGGCGCTGCTATGAGAAACAGCTGTTACCCTTGAGGAAGAAATTGAAGCATTTCGGGTTATTGTAA
- a CDS encoding TonB-dependent receptor: MRRKLLGTTAVLLIETVLGTSVHAQDASGDAVMFEEITVTATRRSQSVTEIPSNITAVSGDRLEKAGISDISGLVRAVPGLALFDEGPRTSGNRNNFVIRGLNANPANNNDDNPSLVQPSVSTYLGETPVFFPLKLVDLERVEVLRGPQGTLYGAGSVGGTIRFIPKKPDFEEFTVDVNLETSLTKSASDPSFDGYITVNAPVSDKAAVRFTGGYEYTSGFIDAVGLIQQEGTARNPGGPVLADPDDFVGSGAAFAEVEKDHNDARAAFFRGAALFEPSDNVEIQLNYAYQEVEADGRYEDNPNYGTGEDYVSYKAYTDPQDSRIHLINGDVQVDLGFARLTSATSYADVKTDSVSESSGFLRTNLASYYFGFPRLYSPIVRHQRTKTFTQEVRLVSNGDGMFDWTIGGYYMKRKLSFDLLQTMAGISDYTNAIFGLDADPLDFSDVLAEGRTDETFQDLAGFGELTLHATDRLDVTIGARVFHQKTEGEAGIPLPYASRTTSFFYAINPLDDYLLGGYNSYEQSSTDAIFKANVAYTIDDDTLVYATWAQGFRPGGANALPLIDPFGNDNSDIMEYESDTATNYEIGVKGRLADQFTYTVTLFQVDWDDFQTILYSPFGQNYVDNVPGARSRGVEAEVYANLSENLSLMLGYAYVDAETTADFYYTFGNPDTLVPTGTTLPGSSKHALTVSLDYLVPGEVLGGQFALHGDLSYRSKTATGFVDIENFVQDGYIELDDFTVLNASISWRKDDWDISLFGENLTNSRGTTQGLSAEQMGEMDQSRGVIRPLSVGLRLKLSL; the protein is encoded by the coding sequence ATGCGTAGGAAACTTTTAGGTACAACAGCTGTTTTGCTGATCGAGACCGTTCTTGGAACCTCGGTTCATGCCCAGGATGCCTCTGGTGACGCAGTGATGTTTGAAGAGATCACGGTTACGGCAACTCGTCGCAGCCAAAGTGTTACGGAAATTCCCTCCAACATCACTGCGGTCAGCGGTGACCGGTTGGAGAAGGCCGGTATTTCTGATATTTCCGGGCTTGTACGCGCGGTGCCCGGGCTGGCCCTGTTTGATGAAGGGCCAAGGACCTCCGGCAACCGGAATAACTTTGTAATCCGGGGACTGAACGCTAACCCGGCCAATAACAATGACGATAACCCGTCACTGGTTCAACCATCGGTTTCTACCTATCTTGGGGAAACGCCGGTCTTTTTCCCGCTGAAGCTTGTCGATCTGGAACGGGTCGAGGTTTTGCGCGGCCCGCAGGGAACGCTTTATGGTGCGGGATCCGTCGGCGGTACTATCCGATTTATTCCAAAAAAGCCGGACTTTGAAGAGTTCACCGTGGATGTCAATCTTGAAACATCGCTGACAAAATCTGCGAGTGATCCGAGTTTTGACGGCTATATCACGGTGAATGCTCCCGTTTCCGACAAGGCTGCGGTTCGGTTTACCGGCGGCTATGAATATACCTCCGGCTTCATTGATGCGGTGGGGCTGATTCAGCAAGAAGGAACAGCGCGGAATCCGGGTGGGCCGGTTCTGGCGGACCCGGATGACTTTGTCGGCAGCGGCGCCGCTTTCGCCGAGGTCGAGAAAGACCATAATGACGCCCGGGCGGCTTTCTTCCGTGGCGCCGCATTGTTTGAACCTTCCGACAATGTGGAAATTCAGCTGAACTATGCCTACCAGGAAGTGGAAGCGGATGGCCGTTACGAGGATAACCCCAATTACGGTACTGGCGAAGACTATGTTTCCTATAAAGCCTACACCGATCCCCAGGATTCCCGTATTCATCTGATAAACGGGGACGTCCAGGTCGATCTGGGGTTTGCGCGGTTGACATCTGCAACTTCCTACGCTGATGTGAAAACGGACAGTGTCTCTGAATCCTCCGGTTTCCTGCGTACAAACCTGGCGAGTTATTATTTCGGGTTCCCCCGGCTTTATTCCCCGATCGTCAGGCACCAGCGAACAAAAACCTTCACCCAGGAAGTTCGACTGGTCTCTAACGGTGACGGCATGTTCGACTGGACCATCGGCGGATATTATATGAAGCGAAAACTGTCCTTTGATCTGCTTCAGACCATGGCGGGGATCAGCGACTATACAAATGCCATTTTTGGTCTCGATGCCGATCCTCTTGATTTTTCCGATGTCCTGGCAGAGGGGCGGACAGACGAGACTTTCCAGGACCTTGCCGGCTTTGGAGAACTGACCCTGCATGCGACCGACCGTCTGGATGTGACCATTGGCGCGCGCGTCTTCCACCAGAAGACAGAAGGGGAAGCTGGTATCCCGCTGCCTTACGCGTCACGCACGACCTCCTTCTTCTACGCAATCAACCCGCTGGATGACTATCTGCTCGGGGGGTATAACAGTTATGAGCAGTCTTCTACTGATGCGATCTTCAAGGCCAATGTGGCTTATACCATTGACGATGACACCCTCGTGTATGCCACTTGGGCGCAAGGGTTCCGCCCCGGGGGAGCAAACGCACTTCCTTTGATCGACCCCTTCGGGAATGACAACTCGGATATCATGGAATATGAGTCCGATACCGCAACCAACTATGAAATCGGGGTAAAAGGCCGTCTTGCTGACCAGTTCACCTACACGGTGACATTGTTCCAGGTGGACTGGGACGATTTCCAGACCATCCTTTATTCTCCCTTCGGGCAGAACTATGTGGATAACGTGCCTGGCGCACGGTCACGCGGGGTGGAGGCGGAAGTTTATGCAAACCTGAGCGAGAACCTGAGCCTGATGCTTGGTTATGCTTATGTGGATGCAGAAACGACGGCAGATTTCTACTACACCTTTGGCAACCCGGATACCCTCGTGCCGACGGGAACGACGTTACCGGGATCGTCCAAACATGCCCTGACCGTATCATTGGATTATCTGGTGCCGGGCGAGGTGCTGGGCGGGCAGTTTGCTCTGCATGGCGACCTGTCCTATCGAAGCAAAACCGCAACAGGCTTTGTCGATATCGAGAACTTTGTGCAGGACGGCTATATCGAGCTGGATGACTTCACGGTGCTCAACGCCTCCATTTCCTGGCGTAAAGACGATTGGGATATTTCCCTGTTCGGGGAAAACCTCACCAATTCCCGGGGCACCACCCAGGGACTGTCTGCCGAGCAAATGGGAGAAATGGACCAGAGCCGGGGGGTTATCCGGCCTCTCTCAGTCGGACTTCGACTGAAGCTCAGTCTGTGA
- a CDS encoding MFS transporter gives MTAAETKGELLNRPLVVIYLSILFCMFDVASMPVFVGGYVDILGFTVEKAGRIASAEMIAAAVGSVMASLFLSRPGVNLRRVIVVCILVKALMQVVSGTVDQWVVFGGARVISGLTSGLVSSTATVYVASLRKPDRAFAICFGLLSVIGPLGLWFVPSLMASIGLSNVFLLFAASLVLSLLVLRYYPSTVETGRARQVDTAEPVASHSLIGVVLLLSAVLLNFICNGGIWIYAERIGAVAGFNMIDLGHLLSVAMLLGVSGTVLVSIVEDRFGRLLPLVLSHVTLCASILWLYLEPGRTGYFVAITVLNMSTVIVMPYFLSSLAMAKGIGPRAAVMGNAASMIGYGFGPGVLSFFVSDTGFEAAFIVAGSGVILSLILTVGALMLLVRDKRDAAPAIVH, from the coding sequence ATGACAGCCGCTGAGACTAAAGGGGAGTTACTTAACCGGCCTCTGGTCGTTATCTATCTGTCTATTCTTTTCTGTATGTTCGATGTGGCTTCGATGCCGGTCTTTGTTGGTGGATATGTGGATATCCTGGGGTTCACGGTGGAGAAGGCAGGTCGGATCGCGTCTGCTGAAATGATTGCCGCCGCCGTCGGCAGTGTGATGGCGTCACTTTTCCTTTCGCGTCCCGGCGTTAATCTGCGCCGGGTTATTGTTGTCTGCATCCTTGTGAAGGCACTTATGCAGGTGGTTTCCGGGACCGTTGACCAGTGGGTCGTCTTCGGGGGGGCGCGGGTCATTTCAGGCCTGACTTCGGGACTGGTCTCTTCCACGGCTACGGTTTATGTCGCCAGCCTCCGGAAACCCGACAGGGCCTTTGCTATATGTTTTGGGTTGTTGAGTGTAATCGGCCCGCTCGGCTTGTGGTTTGTTCCGTCCCTGATGGCCTCTATCGGCTTGTCCAATGTCTTTCTTTTGTTTGCAGCCAGCCTGGTCTTGAGCCTTCTGGTGCTTCGTTACTATCCCAGCACAGTGGAAACTGGTAGAGCCCGGCAGGTTGATACAGCGGAGCCTGTCGCCTCCCATTCTCTTATCGGCGTTGTGTTGTTGTTGTCTGCGGTTCTGCTGAATTTCATCTGCAACGGCGGGATATGGATCTACGCCGAACGAATTGGTGCTGTGGCCGGCTTCAACATGATTGATCTTGGCCATTTATTGTCGGTTGCCATGCTGTTGGGGGTTTCAGGCACTGTGCTTGTCAGTATTGTGGAGGACCGTTTCGGGCGTCTCCTGCCCCTGGTGTTGTCTCATGTTACCCTTTGCGCCAGTATTCTCTGGCTTTATCTTGAACCGGGACGGACAGGATATTTTGTTGCGATTACAGTCCTGAATATGTCCACCGTTATTGTGATGCCTTATTTCCTCTCCAGCCTGGCCATGGCAAAGGGGATTGGTCCCCGGGCGGCCGTCATGGGGAACGCCGCTTCCATGATCGGTTACGGGTTTGGTCCCGGTGTCTTGTCCTTCTTTGTTTCCGATACAGGATTTGAAGCCGCATTCATTGTGGCGGGCTCCGGCGTTATCCTCAGTCTTATCCTGACTGTAGGGGCGCTCATGCTGCTTGTCAGGGACAAGCGTGACGCAGCCCCCGCCATAGTTCATTGA
- a CDS encoding LysR family transcriptional regulator: protein MTILIHDVDIKLLRVFYTIVQCGGFSLAQARLNVSQSSISTQMSKLETRLGFRLCERGHGIFRLTPEGEHVLKATERLLAALDDFSSELLESQKKPAGDLRIGLMDNMVSNPNSPLSNVLADVAEDAPDIHFNIHIGSVADLGERVLDSRLHLAISFSYRPIAGLSYTPLFTEEHQLYCGRAHPFFDRDDRTITIEELLEAKYAGWGNSAAIPDDDMPVAFTEVASSHNMEGLVYLVQSGHFVAFLPSHYAKRWVEKGEMRAVRPDILSHSVQFYLMLRDNDCHPLVVRCFLDYLANYISQQELSRAVG, encoded by the coding sequence ATGACCATATTGATCCATGATGTAGATATTAAGCTTCTCAGGGTATTTTACACCATCGTCCAGTGCGGTGGATTTTCGCTCGCTCAGGCGCGACTTAACGTGAGCCAGTCTTCAATCAGCACGCAGATGTCGAAACTGGAAACACGGCTAGGCTTCAGGCTGTGTGAGCGGGGACACGGTATCTTCCGCCTGACCCCCGAAGGCGAACATGTGTTGAAGGCGACCGAGAGGCTTCTGGCGGCACTGGATGATTTCAGTAGTGAACTTCTGGAATCCCAAAAGAAACCTGCCGGTGATCTGCGTATCGGCCTGATGGACAATATGGTGTCGAACCCGAACTCTCCTCTGAGCAACGTTCTGGCGGATGTGGCAGAAGATGCGCCGGACATTCACTTCAATATTCATATCGGCAGTGTCGCTGACCTGGGTGAGCGGGTGCTTGATTCCCGGCTTCATCTGGCGATCAGTTTTTCCTATCGCCCGATCGCAGGTTTGTCCTACACCCCGCTGTTCACAGAGGAACATCAACTTTATTGCGGGCGCGCGCATCCCTTTTTCGATCGCGATGACCGTACTATCACGATCGAAGAGCTGCTGGAAGCAAAGTATGCGGGCTGGGGCAATTCTGCTGCTATCCCGGATGACGATATGCCAGTGGCTTTTACGGAGGTGGCGTCGTCCCACAATATGGAAGGACTGGTCTACCTTGTCCAGTCGGGGCATTTCGTGGCCTTCCTGCCGTCCCACTATGCAAAACGCTGGGTGGAAAAGGGAGAAATGCGGGCCGTTCGTCCTGACATATTGTCACACTCTGTCCAGTTTTACCTGATGCTCCGGGACAATGATTGTCACCCGCTGGTGGTGCGTTGTTTCCTGGATTATCTGGCAAATTATATTTCACAACAGGAACTGTCCCGAGCGGTTGGCTGA